From Granulicella sp. WH15, the proteins below share one genomic window:
- a CDS encoding replication-associated recombination protein A — protein MSLFDTSPLAAAQAAKQAPLAERMRPRTLAEYSGQQHLLGDGKPLRLAIEHDDGGSMIFWGPPGVGKTTLAKIIAQVTQASFIEFSAVLSGIKEIKQVMVEAEKAAGFGSRTILFVDEIHRFNKAQQDAFLPYVERGTIRLIGATTENPSFEINAALLSRCRVYTLVALSEDEVLALLRRALADEERGLGAMGLEADDDALTTIAAYASGDARNALNALEVAAKLADGRGGKTITKALAAEAMQRRMLLYDKKGEQHYDIISALHKSVRNSDPDAALYWLGRMLEAGEDPMYCARRVVRMAVEDIGLAAPEALNLCLSARDAMHFLGQPEGGLALAQAVVYLALAPKSNAVYTAYNAVKSDIQATIAEPVPLHLRNAPTRLMKELNYGRDYQYAHDVEGRVADMECLPPSLAGRRYYQPTQEGRERQLAQRMEEISRIKAAKRG, from the coding sequence TTGAGCTTATTCGATACATCGCCGCTGGCTGCCGCGCAGGCCGCCAAGCAGGCTCCGCTGGCCGAGCGTATGCGACCGCGCACGCTCGCCGAGTACAGCGGGCAGCAGCATCTGCTGGGCGATGGCAAGCCGTTGCGGCTCGCCATCGAGCACGACGACGGCGGCTCCATGATCTTCTGGGGTCCGCCCGGCGTGGGCAAGACGACGCTCGCCAAGATCATCGCGCAGGTCACCCAGGCCAGTTTTATCGAGTTCTCCGCCGTGCTCTCGGGCATCAAGGAGATCAAGCAGGTGATGGTCGAGGCCGAGAAGGCTGCGGGCTTCGGCTCGCGCACCATCCTGTTTGTCGACGAGATTCATCGCTTCAATAAGGCTCAGCAGGATGCATTCCTGCCCTACGTGGAGCGCGGGACGATCCGGCTGATCGGCGCGACGACCGAGAACCCATCGTTCGAGATCAACGCGGCGCTGCTCTCGCGCTGCCGCGTGTACACGCTGGTCGCGCTGAGTGAAGATGAGGTTCTGGCGCTGTTGCGGCGGGCTCTTGCCGATGAAGAGCGCGGGTTGGGAGCGATGGGGCTCGAAGCCGACGATGACGCTCTGACGACGATTGCGGCCTATGCCAGCGGCGATGCTCGCAACGCGCTGAACGCGCTCGAAGTAGCGGCGAAGCTGGCCGACGGGCGCGGCGGCAAGACCATCACCAAGGCTCTGGCAGCCGAGGCCATGCAGCGGCGGATGCTGCTCTACGACAAGAAGGGCGAGCAGCACTACGACATCATCTCGGCGCTGCACAAGAGCGTGCGCAACAGCGATCCGGATGCGGCGCTCTACTGGCTGGGACGGATGCTCGAGGCGGGTGAAGACCCTATGTACTGCGCGCGGCGGGTGGTGCGGATGGCCGTCGAGGACATCGGACTGGCCGCGCCCGAGGCGCTGAACCTGTGCCTCTCGGCTCGGGACGCGATGCACTTCCTCGGCCAGCCGGAGGGTGGGCTGGCGCTCGCGCAGGCGGTGGTTTATCTGGCGTTGGCTCCTAAGTCTAATGCGGTCTATACAGCTTACAACGCGGTGAAATCCGATATTCAGGCAACCATCGCCGAGCCGGTACCGCTGCATCTGCGCAATGCGCCCACGCGTCTGATGAAAGAGCTGAACTACGGGCGCGACTACCAGTACGCCCACGACGTCGAAGGTCGCGTGGCCGACATGGAGTGCCTGCCGCCCTCGCTCGCCGGGCGGCGCTACTACCAGCCCACGCAGGAGGGACGCGAGCGCCAGTTGGCGCAGCGGATGGAGGAGATTTCACGGATTAAGGCAGCAAAACGTGGGTAG
- a CDS encoding RNA methyltransferase, whose protein sequence is MGFTQSGEQAVVTSRSNARVKQLRAAFAGQARLSSGLVAIEGEHLLEEALRSGQVLKTVFVSERRETPSWVPRGVEVIRLAGDVFASCVETQTPQGIAALLVPPTASVEAMLVGTPLILIAVGLQDPGNLGTLIRSAEAFGATGVMTSPGTVSPWNQKAIRASAGSVFRMPLAVAGSEEMKLLEAHAVRLFAAMPEDAKDAGSTDLTGPAALLIGNEGAGLGEGWVSMADARITIPCPGRVESLNAAVAGSLLLYEASRQRRVL, encoded by the coding sequence ATGGGGTTTACTCAAAGCGGCGAACAGGCAGTGGTGACGAGCCGCAGCAATGCGCGGGTGAAGCAGTTGCGCGCGGCCTTCGCCGGGCAGGCGAGGCTGAGCAGCGGACTGGTTGCGATTGAAGGCGAGCATCTGCTCGAAGAGGCTCTGCGCAGTGGGCAGGTGCTGAAGACCGTCTTCGTGAGCGAGCGGCGGGAGACGCCGTCGTGGGTGCCTCGCGGGGTTGAGGTCATCCGGCTGGCTGGCGATGTCTTCGCGAGCTGCGTCGAGACGCAGACGCCGCAGGGGATCGCCGCGCTGCTGGTACCGCCGACGGCGAGCGTCGAGGCGATGCTGGTGGGGACTCCGCTGATCTTGATTGCTGTGGGATTACAGGACCCCGGAAATTTAGGCACGCTCATCCGCTCGGCCGAGGCGTTTGGCGCAACGGGAGTGATGACCTCGCCGGGAACCGTGAGCCCGTGGAACCAGAAGGCTATCCGAGCCTCAGCCGGATCGGTCTTTCGGATGCCGCTGGCGGTCGCGGGGAGCGAGGAGATGAAGCTGCTCGAGGCCCATGCGGTAAGGCTCTTTGCCGCAATGCCGGAGGACGCGAAAGACGCGGGCAGCACCGACCTGACCGGACCGGCGGCGCTGCTGATCGGCAACGAGGGCGCGGGTCTGGGCGAGGGTTGGGTCTCAATGGCCGACGCGCGGATAACGATTCCCTGCCCGGGACGCGTCGAAAGCCTGAACGCCGCGGTGGCGGGATCGCTGCTGCTGTATGAGGCTTCGCGGCAGAGGAGAGTGCTTTGA
- a CDS encoding L-threonylcarbamoyladenylate synthase: MTAEILRIHPDEPEASLIDYVVKSINTGNVVALPTDTFYGLAVDPVNLYAVERIYDLKNRARHKPLSLLISDVAQAYGLARNIDTAFDRLAERFWPGPLTIIVKASSRLPLRVTANTGNVALRVPEAAISRAVVDRLGLPITATSANLHGLPECTHARAVFDQLGDKIPLIVDGGPTSRTVATTIVDLSGGGNSWMILREGAIPTHEIALCLQR; encoded by the coding sequence TTGACGGCAGAGATTCTCCGCATTCATCCCGACGAGCCCGAAGCCAGCCTCATCGACTACGTCGTCAAAAGCATCAACACAGGCAACGTGGTGGCGCTCCCGACCGATACCTTCTACGGGCTCGCCGTCGATCCGGTCAATCTCTACGCGGTCGAGCGTATCTACGACCTGAAGAACCGCGCCCGGCACAAGCCGCTCTCGCTGCTCATCTCCGACGTCGCCCAGGCCTATGGCCTCGCGCGCAATATCGACACGGCCTTCGACCGGCTGGCCGAGCGCTTCTGGCCGGGGCCGCTGACGATCATCGTCAAGGCCAGCTCGCGGCTACCGCTGCGGGTGACGGCCAACACCGGCAATGTGGCCTTGCGCGTGCCCGAAGCAGCGATCTCCCGCGCCGTGGTGGATCGTCTGGGGCTACCCATCACGGCGACCTCCGCGAACCTGCACGGTTTGCCTGAATGCACCCATGCCCGCGCCGTCTTCGACCAGTTGGGGGATAAGATTCCGCTCATCGTGGATGGCGGTCCGACCTCGCGCACGGTGGCTACGACGATCGTCGATCTTTCGGGTGGCGGCAACTCGTGGATGATCCTGCGTGAGGGCGCGATCCCGACGCATGAGATAGCCCTCTGCCTGCAACGGTAG
- a CDS encoding YdcF family protein — MTARPSNPRSVSDSGSFARLLGRLLALLVLVALAWSFWIYLRINKVAEQDQAQPADAIAVFGAAEYAGRPSPVFHARLDHAVQLYRMQIAPIVITLGGGGDRDSGKTEGGVGRDYLLANGIPFERIIAETRSTDTEQQVRRLAAIARENQMHSIVVVSDPTHLFRIQQLCAAAGLDVYTSPRPSFGNIGPWDLAMRYLHEIVSYTALTLHLNGSVHRWAEGRNED, encoded by the coding sequence ATGACCGCTCGCCCCTCCAACCCGCGATCCGTTTCAGACTCCGGCAGCTTCGCGCGTCTGCTCGGCCGTCTGCTTGCTCTTCTGGTGCTGGTGGCATTGGCGTGGTCGTTCTGGATCTATCTCCGCATCAACAAGGTCGCCGAGCAGGATCAGGCCCAGCCCGCCGATGCCATCGCGGTCTTCGGCGCGGCGGAGTACGCCGGTCGCCCGTCGCCGGTCTTCCACGCCCGGCTCGACCACGCCGTGCAGCTCTACCGGATGCAGATCGCCCCCATCGTCATCACGCTGGGTGGCGGTGGAGACCGCGACTCGGGCAAGACTGAGGGCGGCGTGGGCCGAGACTATCTGCTGGCCAACGGCATCCCCTTCGAACGGATCATCGCCGAGACGCGCTCGACCGATACCGAGCAGCAGGTGCGCCGTCTGGCCGCCATCGCGCGCGAGAACCAGATGCACAGCATCGTGGTGGTCAGCGATCCGACCCACCTGTTCCGCATCCAGCAGCTCTGCGCCGCCGCCGGGCTGGACGTCTACACCTCGCCGCGGCCGAGCTTCGGCAACATCGGCCCGTGGGATCTGGCGATGCGGTACCTGCACGAGATCGTCAGCTACACCGCGCTGACCCTGCACCTGAACGGCAGCGTGCACCGCTGGGCCGAGGGCCGGAACGAAGATTAG
- a CDS encoding DUF92 domain-containing protein: MAAEPNVSPQEILWRKPIPLERDRRQSSWLVAVVGVLLAALCAETILWAAVPWRELAVSAIFALSAWRLRAATPAAAVAGGSICLLLTFWTASGLRQSVMHTALTPLLALFVITFSATRAGKRRKIAAGLAEGRRGRSASQIIANLGAAGLFAALPVLTIHRATVPLFLGNLIRVLALAALAEATADTVSSEIGQAFGGRPFLLTSLRRVEPGTDGAVSLLGTVAGVVSAALVALVGAWAMFPQVGTAAGIALLGGVAGLVFDSLLGATIERKGWLGNDLVNFTSTVFAAVIAYLLFRMI, from the coding sequence GTGGCAGCCGAACCGAATGTGAGTCCTCAAGAAATACTATGGCGAAAACCGATCCCCCTTGAGCGAGACCGTCGGCAATCGAGCTGGCTGGTGGCCGTGGTGGGAGTTCTGCTGGCGGCGTTATGCGCGGAGACGATCCTCTGGGCGGCTGTGCCCTGGCGGGAGCTGGCGGTCAGCGCCATCTTCGCACTGTCGGCCTGGAGGCTGCGGGCCGCAACCCCGGCGGCAGCCGTCGCGGGAGGCTCGATCTGCCTGCTGCTGACCTTCTGGACCGCCTCGGGGCTGCGGCAGAGCGTGATGCACACGGCGCTGACTCCCCTTCTGGCACTCTTTGTCATCACCTTCTCGGCCACCCGCGCGGGCAAGCGGCGCAAGATCGCCGCCGGACTCGCCGAGGGTAGACGCGGGCGGAGCGCCTCGCAGATCATCGCCAACCTGGGGGCCGCCGGGCTTTTTGCCGCGTTGCCTGTTCTGACAATTCACAGGGCAACGGTGCCGCTGTTCCTCGGCAACCTGATCCGTGTGCTGGCGCTGGCCGCACTCGCCGAGGCCACGGCAGACACAGTCTCCTCCGAGATCGGTCAGGCCTTCGGGGGCAGGCCGTTTCTGCTGACCAGCCTGCGCCGCGTCGAGCCGGGCACCGATGGCGCGGTCAGCCTCCTCGGCACCGTCGCCGGAGTCGTTTCAGCGGCACTGGTAGCTCTGGTGGGCGCATGGGCGATGTTTCCCCAAGTGGGAACAGCAGCGGGGATTGCTCTGCTGGGAGGAGTGGCGGGGTTGGTCTTTGACAGCCTGCTGGGCGCAACGATTGAACGCAAGGGATGGCTCGGCAACGATCTGGTGAACTTCACCTCGACGGTCTTCGCAGCCGTGATCGCCTACCTGCTGTTTCGGATGATCTAA
- a CDS encoding YncE family protein, with product MIVKSASKHSAFWSQSVAGVVLAAALAATGCGNTYRPVVSSINPVGPAGQATKYAVVISNPSANAPGLVTFVDVFGDSVLVAANIDPVPQYLQLDSSGGTGFTLHADGTMNSFTITTSLLTSQVLRTTLLPGANPISLSQVAANTYVAEGGLSAVAQLTGSPPALQQEIPTGSNPVYTVGANTATRVYALSVGDKTAPGLATPIETTSNTPDAPITVGVNPVYGVMTADTRRAFVMNKGSNSVSVINAQTNALDTFTNSSKVVTSTIPVGVAPVWADFAPTRSELLVANSGTGTSNGSVSIISIPLCSTTAVDNPNCDPANPVDATGFGTTVATVPVGVNPIMIAVLQDGTKAYVANAGNVSAGIAGSISVIDLNSNTVTATLPAVSGDTNLLDTAVHGHPNWIAVTTGTPTGKVYVTAPDSTDMTVMRTDIDVVTAHINLQGNGVAVRVTAP from the coding sequence ATGATCGTTAAGAGCGCGTCAAAGCACTCCGCCTTTTGGTCGCAGTCGGTTGCGGGTGTGGTTCTGGCCGCTGCTCTTGCAGCTACAGGCTGCGGCAACACCTACCGTCCCGTCGTCAGCTCGATCAATCCGGTCGGCCCGGCGGGCCAGGCCACCAAGTACGCCGTGGTGATCTCAAACCCCAGTGCGAATGCTCCGGGCCTGGTCACCTTCGTCGATGTATTCGGCGACTCTGTCCTGGTCGCGGCCAACATCGATCCGGTGCCGCAGTATCTGCAACTGGATTCGAGCGGAGGCACGGGCTTCACGCTCCACGCCGACGGCACGATGAACAGCTTCACCATTACGACCAGCCTGCTGACCAGCCAGGTTCTCCGGACCACGCTGCTCCCGGGTGCGAACCCCATCAGCCTGTCGCAGGTCGCGGCCAACACCTACGTTGCGGAGGGCGGTCTCAGCGCGGTTGCGCAGCTCACGGGCTCTCCTCCCGCCCTGCAACAGGAGATCCCGACCGGATCGAACCCGGTCTACACCGTCGGGGCCAACACGGCAACCCGCGTCTACGCCCTCTCGGTGGGCGACAAGACCGCTCCAGGCCTGGCCACGCCCATTGAGACCACCAGCAACACCCCCGACGCTCCGATCACGGTCGGCGTCAACCCCGTTTACGGCGTAATGACCGCAGACACGCGCCGCGCCTTCGTGATGAACAAGGGCAGCAACAGCGTCAGTGTCATCAACGCGCAGACCAACGCGCTCGATACCTTCACCAACTCCAGCAAGGTGGTCACGAGCACCATTCCCGTGGGCGTGGCGCCTGTCTGGGCCGACTTCGCCCCCACCCGCTCGGAGCTGCTCGTCGCCAACTCGGGCACCGGCACGAGCAATGGAAGCGTCAGCATCATCAGCATCCCGCTCTGCTCGACGACGGCGGTCGATAACCCGAACTGCGACCCGGCCAATCCGGTCGACGCAACCGGATTCGGCACCACCGTCGCCACGGTTCCGGTCGGCGTAAACCCGATCATGATTGCGGTTCTGCAGGACGGAACCAAGGCTTACGTCGCCAACGCGGGTAACGTCTCTGCCGGTATCGCCGGTTCGATCAGCGTTATCGACCTGAACAGCAACACGGTTACGGCCACGCTGCCTGCCGTCTCTGGCGATACCAACCTCCTCGACACCGCGGTTCACGGCCATCCGAACTGGATCGCCGTTACCACCGGCACACCCACGGGCAAGGTCTATGTCACCGCGCCGGACTCGACCGACATGACGGTCATGCGAACCGACATCGACGTTGTGACCGCGCACATCAATCTGCAGGGTAATGGAGTCGCTGTTCGCGTCACCGCTCCCTAG
- a CDS encoding anti-sigma factor — protein MIPVKQIDPDDLALYAMQILPPDEAAELALLLRHGSEARRVLAEIQGDLALYALTAEMREPPAQARQRLMQQVAEEKRTPPEDFYHSRGADAPSSSRSLFDEEPPPRNPMTTVLGWAGWVLAAGMAVEMGILYHQREQLRSAMATQTEEVVTRSSGAERASRVIETVEDPATVRATLSAADHLEPQGEVSYLPGSGSLVFLAEGLAPLHTGITYELWLIPANGGTPLPAGTFQPDMHGSAHVLLPDLPKSIAAQAFDVTIESAGGATSPTLPFILKGTSYRSRGDVGE, from the coding sequence ATGATTCCGGTCAAGCAGATCGACCCCGACGATTTGGCCCTGTACGCCATGCAGATTCTGCCCCCGGATGAGGCTGCCGAGTTGGCGTTGCTGCTACGGCATGGCTCCGAGGCGCGGCGCGTGCTGGCCGAGATACAGGGAGACCTCGCGCTGTACGCCCTGACTGCCGAGATGCGGGAGCCTCCCGCGCAGGCCCGGCAGAGGCTGATGCAGCAGGTGGCCGAGGAGAAGAGGACGCCGCCGGAGGATTTCTACCATAGCCGCGGAGCCGATGCGCCGTCGTCGAGTCGCTCTCTCTTCGACGAGGAACCTCCGCCGCGAAACCCCATGACGACGGTGCTGGGATGGGCCGGTTGGGTGCTGGCTGCGGGCATGGCGGTCGAGATGGGCATACTGTACCACCAGCGCGAGCAGCTTAGAAGCGCGATGGCGACGCAGACCGAAGAGGTCGTAACTCGTTCTAGCGGCGCTGAGCGGGCGAGCCGGGTGATCGAGACCGTCGAGGACCCGGCGACGGTGCGGGCCACGCTATCGGCAGCCGATCACCTGGAACCGCAGGGAGAGGTGAGCTATCTGCCCGGAAGCGGCTCACTGGTCTTTCTCGCTGAGGGCCTGGCTCCATTGCATACCGGCATAACCTATGAGCTTTGGCTGATTCCCGCCAATGGAGGCACGCCTTTGCCTGCGGGAACCTTCCAGCCGGATATGCATGGCAGCGCCCATGTTCTGCTGCCGGATCTGCCGAAGAGCATCGCTGCCCAGGCATTTGACGTCACCATCGAGAGTGCGGGCGGAGCCACCTCCCCCACACTGCCCTTCATCCTAAAAGGTACTTCGTACCGTTCTCGGGGTGACGTGGGTGAGTAA
- a CDS encoding sigma-70 family RNA polymerase sigma factor, with protein MYGDTGVLNGRMPAPQDDAALLALVQRGDEAAMATIFDRYGKIAYSVALRVLRDPALAEEVLQELFMQLWRSTESFTAAASHRSNCLPGRLAIASRNRSIALLRLRQPTDQEDGISPLPPCNLADESARDAIIERVRDTVRTLPAGQRKTLEMAFFDGLTHAEIAEVTSDQPEAVKARIRGTLLTVREALQL; from the coding sequence ATGTACGGAGATACAGGTGTGCTGAACGGGCGGATGCCAGCGCCGCAGGACGACGCAGCTTTGCTGGCTCTGGTACAGCGCGGCGATGAGGCCGCGATGGCTACGATCTTCGACCGCTACGGAAAGATCGCCTACTCGGTGGCGCTGCGCGTGCTGCGCGACCCGGCGCTGGCGGAAGAAGTCTTGCAGGAGCTGTTCATGCAGCTCTGGCGCAGTACGGAGAGCTTTACCGCGGCGGCCAGCCACCGCAGCAACTGCCTGCCGGGGCGGCTGGCCATTGCGAGCCGTAACCGCTCCATCGCGCTGCTGCGGCTCAGGCAGCCGACCGATCAGGAGGACGGGATTTCGCCTTTGCCGCCGTGCAACCTGGCCGATGAGAGCGCGCGCGACGCCATCATCGAGCGGGTGCGCGACACGGTCCGGACGCTGCCCGCCGGGCAGAGGAAGACGCTCGAGATGGCCTTCTTCGACGGCCTGACGCACGCCGAGATCGCCGAGGTGACAAGCGACCAGCCCGAGGCCGTCAAGGCCCGCATCCGCGGCACGCTGCTCACCGTCAGGGAGGCCCTGCAATTATGA
- a CDS encoding TlyA family RNA methyltransferase translates to MKIRLDKLLVDQGHAASRERAQALILAGRVLVDEQRVDKPGTPVADTSILRLLGSDLKYVSRGGLKLERALEYWKIDLTGLACMDVGASTGGFTDCMLQSGAASVLAVDTGYGQIAEKLRSDPRVSLRERTNARLLTDGELIQQPPISFFAMDVSFISATLVLPAVLKALAEGDQPWKGSAVILIKPQFEAGKENVGKGGIVRDQAARQLAIDRVCHATLDLGGTGLDLIDSPIKGMEGNHEYLLHVSF, encoded by the coding sequence GTGAAGATCCGTCTCGATAAACTGCTCGTCGACCAGGGCCATGCCGCCTCGCGCGAGCGTGCCCAGGCCCTTATCCTTGCCGGTCGCGTCCTCGTCGATGAACAGCGCGTCGATAAGCCCGGTACTCCCGTCGCCGATACCTCTATCCTCCGCCTGCTCGGCTCGGACCTGAAGTACGTCAGCCGCGGCGGCCTCAAGCTCGAGCGTGCGCTCGAATACTGGAAGATCGACCTGACCGGCCTCGCCTGCATGGACGTCGGCGCTTCCACCGGCGGCTTTACCGACTGCATGTTGCAGTCCGGCGCGGCCTCGGTGCTCGCGGTCGATACCGGCTACGGCCAGATCGCCGAGAAGCTCCGCTCCGACCCGCGCGTCAGCCTGCGCGAGCGCACCAACGCCCGCCTGCTGACCGACGGCGAGCTGATCCAGCAGCCGCCTATCAGCTTTTTTGCAATGGACGTCTCCTTCATCTCCGCTACGCTGGTGCTTCCGGCGGTCTTGAAAGCGCTGGCCGAGGGCGATCAGCCGTGGAAGGGAAGCGCCGTCATCCTCATCAAGCCACAGTTCGAGGCGGGCAAGGAGAACGTCGGCAAGGGCGGCATCGTGCGCGACCAGGCCGCCCGCCAGCTCGCCATCGACCGCGTCTGCCACGCGACGCTCGACCTCGGCGGAACCGGCCTCGACCTCATCGATTCGCCCATTAAAGGAATGGAGGGGAACCATGAGTATCTCCTCCACGTCAGCTTTTAG
- a CDS encoding NAD(+)/NADH kinase, which produces MFKAAIISKPQKPEVAHLLPGLIEWLRQHDYEAVLDEDSAGYLDQPGTLRTDLPLSKPRLVIVLGGDGTLLSAARAFAGTGTPILSVNLGSLGFLTEIPLSDLYVTLEKWCEGVADIDLRFMMHCELFRDGQDRPIREWDALNDVVVAKGTIARMADYTVRIDQQFVATFRADGIIVSTPTGSTAYNLAANGPILMSSVDAMVITPICPHLLTIRPIVVPSDCMVNIQIEGVPNQTYLTVDGQEAVELMLGDQVHCGRSQFSVPLLRLRPNGLFSVLRSKLKWGVR; this is translated from the coding sequence ATGTTCAAAGCCGCCATCATCTCCAAGCCACAGAAGCCAGAGGTTGCCCATCTGCTTCCCGGCCTCATCGAGTGGCTCCGCCAGCACGACTACGAGGCCGTCCTCGATGAGGACAGCGCCGGTTATCTCGATCAGCCCGGTACTCTTCGCACCGATCTTCCGCTCTCCAAGCCACGGCTCGTCATCGTGCTCGGCGGCGACGGCACGCTGCTCTCTGCGGCCCGCGCCTTCGCCGGGACGGGCACGCCGATCCTCTCGGTCAACCTCGGGTCGCTGGGATTTCTGACGGAGATTCCGCTCTCGGACCTCTACGTGACGCTCGAAAAGTGGTGCGAGGGCGTGGCCGATATCGACCTGCGCTTCATGATGCACTGCGAGCTGTTCCGCGATGGACAAGACCGGCCTATCCGCGAGTGGGACGCGCTGAACGACGTGGTTGTGGCCAAGGGAACCATCGCCCGGATGGCCGACTACACCGTTCGGATCGACCAGCAGTTTGTGGCGACGTTCCGGGCGGATGGAATCATTGTCTCCACGCCGACCGGCTCCACGGCCTACAATCTTGCGGCCAACGGGCCTATCCTGATGTCGAGCGTGGACGCGATGGTGATTACGCCGATCTGCCCGCACCTGCTGACGATACGGCCGATTGTGGTACCGTCGGATTGCATGGTCAACATCCAGATTGAGGGCGTGCCGAACCAGACTTACCTGACCGTGGACGGGCAGGAGGCGGTGGAGCTGATGCTGGGCGATCAGGTTCACTGCGGGCGTTCGCAGTTCAGCGTGCCTCTGCTGCGGCTGCGGCCGAATGGGCTGTTCAGTGTGCTGCGGTCGAAGCTGAAGTGGGGCGTTCGTTAG